TTGACCATACTTTTCAAATGGATTGCCCAAACACACTTCTACTGGCTCATAAAATACCATTTGCCATTTATAAGAccgattttttttaatagaaaataacatttatttCTATTAAATGGAAACACAGAATTACCTGTTAGAAACAGCAAGAAGTTTGCTACATTGGAACAAGAAAGCAATTTTCTTGCAGATCACAAATGAAGGAGGCTTATTAAACCGTCATACACCGTTGGAGCTGGGGTCCTACGGACAGTTACAAGTATACCTACTTTCCAGTGTTATATACAGATCAGAACATTGCTGGGGGTAGGAAGGAAAAGGCTTTCAGTTTGACAATGTTTCACCTATATGCCTCGTAAGTATTACAATGAGCTGTCTAACCTTTAGCTTAATGTTAATACCAAGTTCACCTACAAGTTACATTAATAACTTAGATTTCCATTTTATAACATTATACACTTGCtagtatacatatatatatgtatgtgtgtgggaAGGAGTGTGTGGGAGTgcgtgtgtgtgcacacacccCACGACGCACCAAGGGTATCCATGCTTATGGCCATAAGCAACAAAGAGTGACTCATGTCTGGACAATGAAAAGTGCACCTTGATCACCGTTTTAACACACCTATATCTGTCCGCACCGGGCTCCACACGCAATCATCATCTGTacgggggagaggggagagaaagcaccCGTGTCCATCCACCCGTGCCTACCTAGCTACACCTACACAGATGAGCTTTAGGAAGCCACCCCCGCTATTGCTTCTCGGGGGTGTTGTTGACCATGGGCCCGTAGAGCCCGCCGGAGTAGACCTGCTCCTTGTGCACGGCAGAGCGGTCCCGCATGAGGTCGCTGAAGGCATAGTCCACGGGCGGCCGGAACCCCAGGGTAGGCATCAGCCCGGCCGTGGAATAGGGGGTCATGAAGGCCAGTCCCCGGCTGTGCGCCGAGTAGGCAAGGCGCAGGGGGTTGAGTCCCAGGTGGGTGCCCAGCGGGTAGGCGCCGGCCTCGGCCCCGAAGTGCGTGGCATTGGGCTGCAGCGGGGAGAAGGCAGAGCGGCTGCCCAGAGTGCCGATGGCGGGGGCCATGGCACCGGCTATCAAAGGCCGGTGATGGGCGGCGGTGGTGGCGGGGCTGGGTGGAAGACCTTGCAAGGCGCCGTCCCGAGCCCAGCCctcctcagggcccttctctgggccgcGGTTGTTGAGGATCTGCTCAATGGCCTGTACCACGTCCCCGccgcagccctgcagcaccagctccagTACGCTTCGCTTGTGCGCCGGGAAGACGCGTGTCAGGATGTCGATGGGAGTCCGCTGCCGGCCGGCGGCCGAGGGCGACGGGTCCTGCTCGTCCTTGTCCACCTCCGAGCCCGAGTCCGAGCCCAGCGGGCTGATGGAACCCGggctctcctccccttccttcggGCCCTTGGAGACGGGCGAGCTGAGGAAAGACTCGCCGTCGCCGTTCTCCGAGCCCGAGCCATGGCGAGCTTCTGGGGAGGAGGTACCGGGCACAGACTCGCCGTCCGGGGAGAGAGGCTTCCCGCCCGCCTGCTGCGGGGTGACGGCGCGGCTCGGCAGCAGTGTCTTGGGGAACAACTCGAACTTCTGCATCTTGGACTCTGCGGGACGGAGAGGGAGGAGGCAAGAGCGTCAGTGCGGCTGCCCCGGGCGGTCCCGCGGAGCATCCCGGCTGTCAGCGGGGCCACCCCCGCCACTTCGCCAGGACACCCCGACTGTAGCTCCGCGCCATCCCCCTGCCCCGCCGCCTCTCCCggtttctttcccccccccccccccccccccccctcaccgCCAGCGCAGATCGTGGCCTTACCTGAGGCGCCGGCGCCTCCTTCGCTGCCTCCCCCACTGCAGACGGAGCCGAAGACCTCGTACGCGGGCCGGGGCGGGATGATGCCGTTAGCGGCCGCCAGGGCCAGCCCCTCGGCCGTGCCGTAGAGCAGCTGGAGCTCGCGGGCCTCGTTCTCCTCCTGGGCCTGCTGGCGGCGCAGCGCCACCTGTGCCGCCATGACGCGTTGCCGCTCGGCGATCAGGGTGCACTTGGCGCACATGCAATCCTTCCAGCGGCAGTACCGCTTGTGGCCCTTCAGCGCCGACACCACGCCGTGGTTGCGGCAACGGGCGCACTTAGGCGTCCGAGGGTACTTCTCGGCCGCCCGCAGCAAGAGCGGCGGTGCCCGCAGCAAGCTCCCGGCGACGCTCACCGGCAACGTAGCTGCTGCTGCCGCAGCCGCAGCCGCCACCGAGCTGGGGGGTACCGGGGGCGGAGCGGAGGGCACACTGGGTAGCTCAGACCGCAGCTCCATCCTAGCAAGCCAGTCCCGAAAGAGCGAGCTTCCCTCCCTGGCCTCCCCAAAAGCAACGCGGGGCGGGGAAGCCCCCGAGATGCACCCGCGCCCGGACACGGAGAAGCTCCCGGAGCCTTCAGGGGCGATCACGAGTCGCGTGCGGTCATGCAAACCCCAGCACCTAGTCCCTCGCCTTGCTCACCGCCCCTGTCCCACGGCACACAGCTCTGGGGTTCAGGTGAGGTGGAGGTTGACAGGATCCTTTTTgtgctctcctcccctctgcgCCCGAAAAGAGAGTCTAAACTAAGAAAATCCAAGAGAACTTAGATCTCTCTCGCCTCCTCGCTCTCCACGCTTATCTAGCAGGGTAACACCAAGTCCATCGCGCCGGGCTTACAGCCGAGCTCTGCTGTCCGCGCTTGTGGGATCGCCACTCCCCACGGCGACCACCTGGAAACCCGAGCTGCTCCCTAACCTCAGATCCCCCTTCCCTCTTTAACTACGGCCGCAGATTAAAAGTGTCCCTTCGAAAGAGCAATCCGGCACCTTCAACGACAGGATTCCTCGCCAGAAGTCGCCGAGGCTAAAATCCAGGGGAGAATTAaacaaatcaaaattaaaaaaaaaaaaaacaaaacactcaaaaccaaacaaacaaacaccaaacccaccCCGCTTCCCGAGCAGCAGGACCGCAGCCGGGCGGAGCGGGCCAAGGGAAACTCCCGGCCCAGCTGGGCTCACCCGCCGCGGCGAGCCGACTTTGGAGCAGTCggagcaggcagaagctgacgGAGCCGGCGCACCGGAGCAGGGCCGAAgcggagcagagcagctccggAGAAGGGCAGGGCCCCCGCGCCCCCCGGGACACGCCGCCGCCCCGCGTCGCCTGGCGCGTGCGGCCCACCTCGCGGCCGGAGCTGCAGGTAGAGCGCGCTGGCCGCCGTGCCGCGCGCCACCACTCGCGCTATTGTTGCGCCCCGCGTTGCCATTAGGCAACATTTGACAACAATGTGGCGCCTGCTATTGGCCAGGGGCGGGAAGCGCCGCTCTGATTGGCCGCACGCGGGTCCGTCGCGTCCGCCCGGCGGCTGCCCGCGCGCGCCCGCGGACAGCCGGGAGTGTCCatggaagggaggggggggagaacCGGCGGAAGAGTGGCGCGAGCGGCGTCCGCGCGTGGGCGTGGGCTCGGGCCGCGTGGGCGTGGGTGCACAACGCGGCCCGGTTACTTGCTTACTCAGAGCGCAGCTTCTCTGACCTGATCCGCTGGAAACGGCACACGCCTGGACAGTTGTTCGGGGTTTTTGCCTGGGTGTCACTTGtcagaagggaggggggaaggtaCTGCGGAAAGTGACAGTTCATGTCTGCCCCCTCCCCTGGcagattttgttttctaattgtGCGTAACCATGTCTCTATCTTTCCCTtaccttctccttcttccttccattttcctttcttcctccccttttcctcctttccttccttcctcccctttttcttccattttcctttcttcctccccttttccttcctttctccccttttctttccttcctttcccttccttcccttccttccccttctttattcccttccttcccttccttcccttcctttgcttcctttgcttccttcgctttcttccctctcttcctttccttcccttccttctttcattcCACAGCCGCAGGTGAATCCCGCAGGCGCTTCCGCAGCAGGACAAGCCCCAGGTCAGTACGATTTCCCGTCCCTTCGCTGCGCTGTAACCGGGGGAGTCCTGCCTTCCCGTCGCTCCCCAGAAAGTGGAGTTGGCTCTTCCTCCTGACAGCTGACTGCATATTCAACAGGCGCCTTCCCCGCGGGGACAATAAACCCAAGGGGCTGATTTTTGAGGAGGCGGCTGTCGGGCTGATAACTGTATATTAACCCTGAAGCTTTTGTTTTAGCATTAACCGCCCGTGTTTGACGTGACCTTCGCCGGTAAAGGGGAAGAGGTAGCATTTTAGCAGCCTTGGTGGGAATTAACGCTGATTCATTTCCGCAGGGCTATCCTCTCTCTTTCCGGCAAGGGATCTTCCATCCTCTCTGGCACTTTTCAAAGTTCTATTACATGTGTCCGTAAATCCTTTCCCGTCTGCCAGTACTCGCTGCGGCCCTCCCACCGCCTCAGCATCCCCACCGGCGCGGCACCCGCTGAGGTACCCTCCCGGGCAGGTTTCCTTCAGGCAAGCCGCCTGTCTCCGCCGCACTCGGACACCTgagccaggaggagaggaagtccCGGCTACGCTCTAAATGTGCCAGACCTGCCCGCCGCTCCCTCCGCGACCGCGATGTGCCGCGCAAGGCCCCGGGGCAGCCCCGCCGCAGGGCAAGCAGCGCCCACCGATGCTCCACTGCCCCTTCCTTTCTGTCACACTACGCAAGAAGCACaactgcagtgcagcagagcaCTCAAACTTTTCAATATTGTTACatagttcttttttctttctttcttttttttttttattaagaatTGAACTCCCATCCGACtttctgtgtgtgcagctgcCGCCCACTACTCGTGAGTTAGGTGTTACAACACCTTTACTTGATACGGCCGCCAAGTCAAAATATCcgatttaattttatttgcaaCCACTAATTTTACTCTCCGGAGAGAATTACTCAGATCATCTGATTTAATTTGGAATTCCTAGAACTCCATCAGACTGAATGAGAAACATTTAAATCATTGCTTTATGTTTTCTTACAAAGGAGAAAAtgttctcccttcttcctggcAATTTTGTTTGGCGttgtggtgtttgggttttattgttgttgtattgctgttttttttcctttcaaatatcttcccctttccccccgaGGCAGTTTGCCATCGCCAACAGCGCAGGACACGGGCTACACTGATCTCCCGGGttcccttttctttcagctttaatttaaattaaaggGCTAGGTTATTCTTTCCGTTTATGGCGGATTTAAGCGATCTATTTTGGAAGTAGCCgtggcaaaaaaaaaggcagttaaccagcaaaccaaaccaaaccccccccacacacacaaacccctccAAAatagccacaaaaaaaaaaaaaagataaaacgaaaaagaaacaaaaccaaattaaaaaaaacaaataaataaataaaacagaacaaaacttcaaacacaaaaccaaacaaggcCCCAACCACGCACAGAAAAAAAGCCAGCTCTAGTGAAATGCAGTGATttctgctcagagcctcacGCCGTTAGTAACATTGCAGATGGCAGTGTATACGTTTGAATGCACAGTGTATAGCATCTCTATATCAAGGCGTTACACACAGATTCCACAGGCCCATTCAGCACGTCCCCCCATTGACTATATAGGCAGAGTTAGGACACGATATCCTTGCGTTGTGCACAAGAAACACCCAGTGCCTGTTTCTGATGCTTATCCGAAGTCAGCACTACAGACACTCCTCCATCCAAAACACTTTACAGTATATCGCTTTCATGTATTACACTCAATATCAATCCAACATCGAAATAGTTGAGTTTGagttaaaaaataacaaaattgtTATTGCAAGACTATGTAATGCAGCCCAAGGCACCAGCAAATCCCGGGGACATTTGTTAAAAGCTTCCTCAGTATACCAGAAGCGTCTAACGGTTTCCAACCCTCTGCTTCTTCCTCACCACCCTGGTAAAAGCCAGCACAGCCCGCTGCCCCGCCGCTCCCGGGAAGCGTCGCTTTCCACCGGGGTCACTCCAGACGCTGGAGCCGAGGCCTCCTCTCCGAACTCGGCACACTCCGCCGGGCTAACAGAAactgctctttcctctttccagcGCTGGTCGCTGAAAGGGGCACTTTCAAACGAGATCCCACTATTTTGtcgttgttttgtttgtttgtttgttttcttacaaaGTGCCTTTAGGAGAGGAGAATATCGGAGTCCGGAGTCTCGCTTTCACtggtttaatattttaataataattaatccCCTGTCCTTATTTCTTTGAGAAGCCTGCAATGCGAACCCAGACAAACAGCGCGCATATTTCCAAGGTTTTATTCAAACAAACACAACTTGGCTGCGAGTTAGCCCCGACCAGCAAAGCCGCGGCCAGGGTTTGCCGCGGGGTTCTGGCTTTCTCCAGCTTTGCCCCGGCCTGCCAGAGCCCCGCGTGTGTGTGATCGTGTACGGGATACGCTGAGGGGTTGCTGTTGCTGtgtccccctcctcttccccccccccccccccccctcgccTGCTGTAATTCATTTCTGTTTGACGAGGCATAATAAAATCTTCATGTACATCCCTGTTCTTGTGTCTTTCTTGGAGGGGGTGTGTGTTTATTTTAGGAATCCATAGAGCAGTCGTGCTCCCACTGCGGGGGCGGGTGTGCTGGGGAACCGGAGCGGGACGCCGCGAGGTTacgaggaaagaaaaattaattcctcCAGACCCAGAAGGGCAACTTTAAAGCCTACGAGACTTGACTCGCTCCCAGCTTGGGTCTGGGAGCTCCTTTCGCCCCAGTCAAAGCCTCGAGAAGAGCTGGGAGGTGTACCCAGCTCCTGGTTTCCCCCTTACAAAAACTGGCCGGGCCTTGAGAAACAGGCCAGCCTTAGAACGTAGCGCCTGGGCCAGCTCCAAGATCCAGGGTGAGCGAGTACCCCCCGCCCCGCCCAGGACAACGGCCCTGTCAGGGCCGGGCTGCCTGCCTCGCGAAGACCCCTGGGGTTGGAGCCAGAGATTACGGGGCCACAGCGTCGCCCCAGAAAACCTGTGCCCTCCAGAC
This genomic interval from Indicator indicator isolate 239-I01 chromosome 10, UM_Iind_1.1, whole genome shotgun sequence contains the following:
- the DMRTA2 gene encoding doublesex- and mab-3-related transcription factor A2 translates to MELRSELPSVPSAPPPVPPSSVAAAAAAAAATLPVSVAGSLLRAPPLLLRAAEKYPRTPKCARCRNHGVVSALKGHKRYCRWKDCMCAKCTLIAERQRVMAAQVALRRQQAQEENEARELQLLYGTAEGLALAAANGIIPPRPAYEVFGSVCSGGGSEGGAGASESKMQKFELFPKTLLPSRAVTPQQAGGKPLSPDGESVPGTSSPEARHGSGSENGDGESFLSSPVSKGPKEGEESPGSISPLGSDSGSEVDKDEQDPSPSAAGRQRTPIDILTRVFPAHKRSVLELVLQGCGGDVVQAIEQILNNRGPEKGPEEGWARDGALQGLPPSPATTAAHHRPLIAGAMAPAIGTLGSRSAFSPLQPNATHFGAEAGAYPLGTHLGLNPLRLAYSAHSRGLAFMTPYSTAGLMPTLGFRPPVDYAFSDLMRDRSAVHKEQVYSGGLYGPMVNNTPEKQ